In Parus major isolate Abel chromosome 1, Parus_major1.1, whole genome shotgun sequence, the following proteins share a genomic window:
- the AP1S2 gene encoding AP-1 complex subunit sigma-2 isoform X5, whose protein sequence is MQFMLLFSRQGKLRLQKWYVPLSDKEKKKITRELVQTVLARKPKMCSFLEWRDLKIVYKRYASLYFCCAIEDQDNELITLEIIHRYVELLDKYFGSVCELDIIFNFEKAYFILDEFLLGGEVQETSKKNVLKAIEQADLLQEKLDSLL, encoded by the exons ATGCAGTTTATGTTGCTTTTTAGTCGCCAGGGGAAACTGAGACTCCAGAAGTGGTATGTCCCATTATCtgacaaagaaaagaagaaaatcacaaGGGAACTTGTTCAAACAGTATTAGCCCGCAAACCGAAAATGTGCAGCTTTCTGGAATGGAGAGACCTGAAGATTGTCTACAAAAG ATATGCAAGCCTCTATTTCTGCTGTGCTATTGAAGATCAGGACAATGAACTAATAACTCTGGAAATAATTCATCGCTATGTAGAACTTCTTGACAAGTATTTTGGAAGT GTATGTGAACTTGATATCATCTTCAATTTTGAAAAAGCCTACTTCATTCTGGATGAGTTCCTTTTAGGAGGGGAAGTTCAGGAGACTTccaagaaaaatgttcttaaagCCATCGAACAAGCAGATCTTTTGCAGGAG AAGCTAGACTCTCTTCTTTGA
- the AP1S2 gene encoding AP-1 complex subunit sigma-2 isoform X4, giving the protein MQFMLLFSRQGKLRLQKWYVPLSDKEKKKITRELVQTVLARKPKMCSFLEWRDLKIVYKRYASLYFCCAIEDQDNELITLEIIHRYVELLDKYFGSVCELDIIFNFEKAYFILDEFLLGGEVQETSKKNVLKAIEQADLLQEPRHEYFNVPVY; this is encoded by the exons ATGCAGTTTATGTTGCTTTTTAGTCGCCAGGGGAAACTGAGACTCCAGAAGTGGTATGTCCCATTATCtgacaaagaaaagaagaaaatcacaaGGGAACTTGTTCAAACAGTATTAGCCCGCAAACCGAAAATGTGCAGCTTTCTGGAATGGAGAGACCTGAAGATTGTCTACAAAAG ATATGCAAGCCTCTATTTCTGCTGTGCTATTGAAGATCAGGACAATGAACTAATAACTCTGGAAATAATTCATCGCTATGTAGAACTTCTTGACAAGTATTTTGGAAGT GTATGTGAACTTGATATCATCTTCAATTTTGAAAAAGCCTACTTCATTCTGGATGAGTTCCTTTTAGGAGGGGAAGTTCAGGAGACTTccaagaaaaatgttcttaaagCCATCGAACAAGCAGATCTTTTGCAGGAG
- the AP1S2 gene encoding AP-1 complex subunit sigma-2 isoform X2 produces the protein MQFMLLFSRQGKLRLQKWYVPLSDKEKKKITRELVQTVLARKPKMCSFLEWRDLKIVYKRYASLYFCCAIEDQDNELITLEIIHRYVELLDKYFGSVCELDIIFNFEKAYFILDEFLLGGEVQETSKKNVLKAIEQADLLQEEAETPRSVLEEIGLT, from the exons ATGCAGTTTATGTTGCTTTTTAGTCGCCAGGGGAAACTGAGACTCCAGAAGTGGTATGTCCCATTATCtgacaaagaaaagaagaaaatcacaaGGGAACTTGTTCAAACAGTATTAGCCCGCAAACCGAAAATGTGCAGCTTTCTGGAATGGAGAGACCTGAAGATTGTCTACAAAAG ATATGCAAGCCTCTATTTCTGCTGTGCTATTGAAGATCAGGACAATGAACTAATAACTCTGGAAATAATTCATCGCTATGTAGAACTTCTTGACAAGTATTTTGGAAGT GTATGTGAACTTGATATCATCTTCAATTTTGAAAAAGCCTACTTCATTCTGGATGAGTTCCTTTTAGGAGGGGAAGTTCAGGAGACTTccaagaaaaatgttcttaaagCCATCGAACAAGCAGATCTTTTGCAGGAG
- the AP1S2 gene encoding AP-1 complex subunit sigma-2 isoform X3 — protein sequence MQFMLLFSRQGKLRLQKWYVPLSDKEKKKITRELVQTVLARKPKMCSFLEWRDLKIVYKRYASLYFCCAIEDQDNELITLEIIHRYVELLDKYFGSVCELDIIFNFEKAYFILDEFLLGGEVQETSKKNVLKAIEQADLLQESQNEDWGGLSEDIL from the exons ATGCAGTTTATGTTGCTTTTTAGTCGCCAGGGGAAACTGAGACTCCAGAAGTGGTATGTCCCATTATCtgacaaagaaaagaagaaaatcacaaGGGAACTTGTTCAAACAGTATTAGCCCGCAAACCGAAAATGTGCAGCTTTCTGGAATGGAGAGACCTGAAGATTGTCTACAAAAG ATATGCAAGCCTCTATTTCTGCTGTGCTATTGAAGATCAGGACAATGAACTAATAACTCTGGAAATAATTCATCGCTATGTAGAACTTCTTGACAAGTATTTTGGAAGT GTATGTGAACTTGATATCATCTTCAATTTTGAAAAAGCCTACTTCATTCTGGATGAGTTCCTTTTAGGAGGGGAAGTTCAGGAGACTTccaagaaaaatgttcttaaagCCATCGAACAAGCAGATCTTTTGCAGGAG
- the AP1S2 gene encoding AP-1 complex subunit sigma-2 isoform X6 → MQFMLLFSRQGKLRLQKWYVPLSDKEKKKITRELVQTVLARKPKMCSFLEWRDLKIVYKRYASLYFCCAIEDQDNELITLEIIHRYVELLDKYFGSVCELDIIFNFEKAYFILDEFLLGGEVQETSKKNVLKAIEQADLLQEETPS, encoded by the exons ATGCAGTTTATGTTGCTTTTTAGTCGCCAGGGGAAACTGAGACTCCAGAAGTGGTATGTCCCATTATCtgacaaagaaaagaagaaaatcacaaGGGAACTTGTTCAAACAGTATTAGCCCGCAAACCGAAAATGTGCAGCTTTCTGGAATGGAGAGACCTGAAGATTGTCTACAAAAG ATATGCAAGCCTCTATTTCTGCTGTGCTATTGAAGATCAGGACAATGAACTAATAACTCTGGAAATAATTCATCGCTATGTAGAACTTCTTGACAAGTATTTTGGAAGT GTATGTGAACTTGATATCATCTTCAATTTTGAAAAAGCCTACTTCATTCTGGATGAGTTCCTTTTAGGAGGGGAAGTTCAGGAGACTTccaagaaaaatgttcttaaagCCATCGAACAAGCAGATCTTTTGCAGGAG